Part of the Gordonia crocea genome is shown below.
GACGACGGCGGCTCCGCGTCGAAGGCGCCCACCCACATCACCCCGGCATTGTTGACCAGGACGTCGATCGGGCCCAGGTCGGTCTCAACGGCGGACAGAAATGCGGCGAAGGACTCTTCGTCGGTGACGTCGAGGGAATAGCCGCGGGCACGTCCGCCGAGTTCTGCCGCGGTCTGTACCGCCGCCTCGCGATCCCGGTCACCCAGGGCGACGACCCCGCCCTGCGCCGCCGCGCGAGCGGCGATTGCGGCGCCGATTCCGCGGCCACCGCCGGTGATGGCGATGACCGATCCGGCTACGCGTTGCTGCTTCACCACCCCAGCTTGGCAGACCGGACGGGCCCGACGTGGCCGACCCCACGCCACGCGGGAAGTCGCCGCTACGGACCGTCATGGCGCCGAGAACTTGACATACTCGACGAATGGTCGCCCCCGTCACCCTCGCCGCCCGCGTCGCCGTCGTGCTCACGCTGGCCGCCGGGGCCCTCAGCGCGTGTGGCATCGACGGCAATCCGTCGGGAACTTCGGTGGCCACGATCGGCGAGTCCGTGCCACCCTCGGAGGGGTTCACCGCCGTCACCGAGCCGCGGACCGGACACCTCGACGACGGGACGAGCTGGACGGTGATGCTGCCCCAGGTCCGTGGCGGCGATCCGCACGTCCGCACGGCCTTCAACAACGAGGCCGACGCGATCCTCACCCGGCTGACCGGACAACCGAGCGGGAACGGGCAAACCATCGGGGACGGGAGCATCGGGACGGCCGAGCGAAGTCGGACCATCGTCGGCGACCGCACCCTGTCCGGCGTGGTCATCGTGCTGGGAAATGCCAAGGGCGCCGCCTATCCGAGCCTCAGGGTGGCGACGGTGGTCCTCGACAATCAGACCGGCACGGTGATCGACGACCCGTTCACCGACCGCAGCGAGGCGACGAAGCTCCTGGCCAGCCGCGCCGCCGCCCACGACCCGACCGGTCGGCTACGCGACGGAGCGACCTACTCGAGCTTCACCGCCTGGGTACCCCTGCCGGAAGGATTCCACATGTATGTCGAAGTACCGCACGTGCTGGGCGACTACGTGCAGGTGACCCTGCCCTGGAACGAGGTCACCGGCCTGCTCAAGCCGGATGCCGCACAACTGTTGGTCGGCTGACTTGGACTATCGCGATCGCGTCGCCGCCGACCTCGACCGCTGGATCGCCGACGGCCTCGTCGCCCCGGGCAACCGGGAAGCGATCCTGGGGTCCCTGCCGTCGCGGCGCCGCCTCGACGCGGTGACCGCGCTGATCTGGGTGGCCGGCGTGCTGCTCGGGCTCGCCGTGATCGCCTTCATCGCGGCCAACTGGGACGGGATCCCACGGCTGGTCCGCTTCGGCCTGCTGATCGGCGGCTTCCTCGCCGCCGCCGTCGCCGCGGCCGTCGCGAGCCGGCGAGGACGGGTCGTCGTCTCCGACGTGCTGCTCACCGTCGCAGCGCTGGTCTTTGCCGCCGCCATCGGCCTGACGGGGCAGATCTTCGACCTCACCGGCGATCCGCCGGCCGTGCCCTACGGCGCCGGGGCCGCGGCGATCGCCCTCGGCCTGGTCGGGGCTTCGCGCGGGTCGTTGGCCGTCGGGGTTGCCGCGGTCCTGATCGGCGACTCCATGGTCGGGACCGGGTCCTGGCCGCTGCCGGTCTCGATCATCGTCGCTCCGCTGGCGCTGGTGGTGGCCCTGCGGTGGCGCTCGGCGGTCGTGGCCCACGTCGCCTCGATCGCCACCCTCGGCGCCCTGTTCTGGTTGACCCTGCGCCACGACATCGGCGGCTGGGCGCTGATCGGCCTGGCCGTGGCCGTCGCCGCGGCGGCCGCCGTGGTGGAGGTGGTCGGCCGCCGGGTCGGCGAATCCACGATTCCCGCGGCCCTGGCACGGATCCCGGTGTCCTGGTTCGTCTTCGGCGCACTGGCCTTCTTCGTCGCCGGCGGCTACACCGACGTCTTCGACGACAACACGGTGTTGGGCCTGTGCCACCGCGTCGCGTGGATCGCGATCTCGGCCGGGCTCATCGCCTACGGGCGGTTCGACCGCCAGCCGGTGCTCACCGCCCTCGGCGTGGTCAGCCTCATCGTCGCCTGCTGTGCCCTGCTGCACGACCTCGGCTTGAACCTCATCGTGATCTCGCTGGTCTTCCTCGGCTGCTCGCTGGTGGCGTTGGTGGCCGGGTTGGTGTTGCGCCGAGACCGAAGCGCTCCGACGAGCGGAGGTGTGCGATGACGGCGCCTGCCGCGGATCGGCGGTCGATCCGTCCACTGTTGATCGTCGGGGTGGCGGTCCTCTGCGTCGCCGTGCTGATCGGCGCGGTCGTCCGGGAGGGATACGCCCGGTCCCACGGCACCGAGGTGACGCTGTCGATGCGCGGCGTCGACCCCCGCGACGTGGTCCGCGGACACTACGTCCGCATCCACCTCGTCGAGGACCTGCCCGGCGGCCAGGTGTGTGCACACGGTGAGGGAAAGTGGATTTCGTTGCAGCCCAAGGGGTCTCGGTGGGTACCGGTGGGTCGGTATAGAAGTCGTGAACAAGCGCAGCGCGACGGTGGCGTGGCGGTGCGCGGCACCCTCGGGTGCACCGACACCACCGTCTCGATGGATATCGGGGTGGACCGCATCTACGTCAACCAGTCCGACGCGACGACCATCGAGCGCGCGGTGATCGCGGGGCACGACGCGGGCGCGATCGTGTCCATCGGGACCGACGGGCGGGCCAGGTTGGTCGGCGTCGACGTCGACGGCCGGCGCTACGACCTCGGCTGGTGATCATGGGCGAATCCGCCCCGGTGGCCCGGTGCGGACGAAGTATCCTGGCGCGATTGGCAATCCGAGCCTGCGGAGGGTGAGTGTGAGGAACCGACTGGGCCTGCTGGTGGCGGTGGCCGCGGCGAGTATGGGCATCGTCTACGGATACGACCAGTCCAACATCGGCGCCGCCATGGAGTTCGTCGGCCAGGAGTTCACGCTCGACGACAACGGCAAGCAGTGGCTCTACACCGTCGCGGTGATCGGATCGATTATCGGCGCCCTGGTGGCCGGGCCCCTGGCCAACCGGATCGGCCGCAAGGCGTCGATGATCAGCGTCGCCATCGGCTACGGGTTGTTCGCCGTGCTGTCGGGTATCGCCCCGTCCTTCGCCGCGCTCGCCGCGGTGCGGCTGTTGCTCGGCATCACCGTCGGCGTCTCGTTGGTGGTCGTCCCGGTGTTCGTGGCCGAGTCCGCCCCGGCGCGCAGCCGCGGCGCGATGCTCGTCGCGTATCAGATGA
Proteins encoded:
- a CDS encoding GDYXXLXY domain-containing protein; translation: MTAPAADRRSIRPLLIVGVAVLCVAVLIGAVVREGYARSHGTEVTLSMRGVDPRDVVRGHYVRIHLVEDLPGGQVCAHGEGKWISLQPKGSRWVPVGRYRSREQAQRDGGVAVRGTLGCTDTTVSMDIGVDRIYVNQSDATTIERAVIAGHDAGAIVSIGTDGRARLVGVDVDGRRYDLGW
- a CDS encoding DUF2157 domain-containing protein, with the translated sequence MDYRDRVAADLDRWIADGLVAPGNREAILGSLPSRRRLDAVTALIWVAGVLLGLAVIAFIAANWDGIPRLVRFGLLIGGFLAAAVAAAVASRRGRVVVSDVLLTVAALVFAAAIGLTGQIFDLTGDPPAVPYGAGAAAIALGLVGASRGSLAVGVAAVLIGDSMVGTGSWPLPVSIIVAPLALVVALRWRSAVVAHVASIATLGALFWLTLRHDIGGWALIGLAVAVAAAAAVVEVVGRRVGESTIPAALARIPVSWFVFGALAFFVAGGYTDVFDDNTVLGLCHRVAWIAISAGLIAYGRFDRQPVLTALGVVSLIVACCALLHDLGLNLIVISLVFLGCSLVALVAGLVLRRDRSAPTSGGVR